CCATGTTTCTGCCAAGTTCCATTGGATAATAAAGTATAGCCCTAACAATACCCTTAGGGTCAACTATAAAGACCGCCCTCACGGTTTGAGTTCCGGCAGCCTGCTTATGGCGCATGCCTAATCTTGCGGATATTTCGCCAGTATTATCCGCAATTATCGGGAACTGTATCTCCACGCCGAGTCTCTCTTTAATCCACTCCTCCCACTTTAAATGCGCGAAAACCTGATCTATGCTCAGCCCAATTAACTCACAATTTAGCTTCTTAAATTCTTCATATCTCTTCTGGAATGCAACAAACTCGGTTGTGCATACTGGAGTGAAGTCCGCTGGATGGCTGAAGAGAATAAACCATTTACCACTATAATCATCTGGAAGCTTGATTATACCTTTGGTGGTTCTAACCTCCATCTGAGGAAATCTATCGCCTATTAATGGCATTCTGTATTCTTCCATAAAATATCACCAATCAATTTTTTATAAGCCAAAAATATAATATTTTTCTACGATTTTCGGCTTAAAATAGAAGTTAATATTCACATTTTCGCAATTTTATCATAGATTCCTTCAGAATTCAGTAAATTCTAATGTAGTTAAATCATAATTAAAAGTAGATTATGTTCCACAAAAACCTACAAAATAATTAAGAGTAGGATTTCACATTTTTATATTTTGAATTTATATTCCATTGGGAAAATCTACAGTATGAGTTCTTTCACCTTCCTCACTATGCCGCCCGCGTCTATCCCCTGTTCCGCCAAAAGTTCTTCTGGTTTTCCGGAGTGAGGCATCTTCCTAACAGCTAATATATGTGGTTTTAGTCCCAATGATGCTACCGCCTCACCGAGCCCGCCCTCTGGATAATGATCCTCAACAGTTATTATGTGCTTTGTCTCCTTAGAGGCCTTGATTAAGGTTTCTGCGTCCAAAGGTTTTACCGAGTAACAGTCTATAACTCTAATATTTATCCCATCAGCTTTTAGCTTCTCGTAGGCTTTTAGAGCTTCATGAACGGTTACTCCAGCCGCTACAACCGTTACTTCATCATTTGCGCTGCATCTGAGAGCCTTTGAGCCACCAACATGAAATTCTTCATCATTACTGTATATAACTGGAGTTTTAGGTCTTGTTGTTCTAATGTAGGATATGCCCTCATAATTTGCCATTGCGCAGGTGAGTTTCTCAGCGCTTACAGCATCACAGGGATAAAGGACAATGCTTCCGAAGACCGCGCGAAACAGTGCTAGATCCTCCAACCCCATTTGGGATGGCCCATCCTCTCCTATTGATACCCCTGCATGTGAACCAGCTATCTTCAGGTTAGCCCTAGAGTAAGAAGCCATTCTTATCTGGTCGTATGCCCTTGATAGAAAGCATGCAAACGATGATAAGAATACGTCAAAGCCTTGTGATTGAAGCCCAACGGCTACTCCAACCATATTTTGTTCAGCGATGTAACACTGTAGGCTCCTCTCTGGGAACTTATTGAAGAAATATATGGTGAATGTTGAGTTCTTTACATCACCATCTAAAACGACCATTCTCTCATTTTGCTCACCTAGCTTAACAAGGGCTCTTCCAAATGCCTCCCTAGTTGCAATCATATCGCCAATCTTATAATCTGTCTTAATAGAGTACTTCTTTCTCGGCTCTATTGAGATTTTGGCTTCTATAAAATTGCTCGGTTGAAACTTAATCTCTTTTATTTTTGGCAGTATTTCGCTCTCAGCCCGCTTAAGCTCCTCCTCGCTTAGGGCTGTTCCATGCCTACCCTCAATGTTCTCAAGAAAACTAATGCCCTTGCCCTTAGTGGTCTTAGCAATTATAAAGAACGGTTTATCGGATTTTCTGGCCTCCTCAAAAGCTCTCAATAAATCCTTAACATCATGCCCATTACATATAGTGGTGTTCCAGCCGAATGCCTCGACCCTTCTGGCATATGCCTCTCCATCCCACTGAAACATTGTTGGTTCACTCTGACCTAATCTATTCATGTCCAATATAGCTATGAGATTTGACACCTTAAGCTTGCCTGCCAAATTTATTGCTTCCCAAACTGAGCCCTCAGCAACTTCTCCATCGCCGAGTAGAACGTAAACCCGCCTATTTATGCCTAAAAGTCTCTTAGCGTAAGCCATGCCTAAACCTATAGATAAGCCTTGACCAAGCGAGCCAGTTGCAACTCTTATACCCTTAACTCTGGGAACAGGATGCCCTTCAAGCTCTGAGTCAAACTGCCTTAAAGTCATAAGTTTTTCTCTGGGGAAAACACCGATCTCAGCTAGAGCTGCATATAAAACTGGAGCAGCATGACCCTTAGATAAAATAAACTCGTCATTATCTAAATAATCAATATGTTTCGGATCCACATTCATCACGTTAAAGAATAAAGTTGCTACAATTTCAGCGCTTGAGAGACAACTAGTTGGATGACCAGACTTAGCTTTAGTCGTAGGTCTAATACTGTGCAACCTTAGGATATTTGCAACATTTTCAAGACATTCTATAATATTTTCATCAATCATATGAGCACCACACCAGACTAACTAATAGGTATTTTAAGGTTTATTTATTTTGCCTCAATATTTAGTTATCCCTAAAATTCCCTCACTTAAAATTATCTTCACATTAAAGAAAGCATATATTTCATAAATTATTAAAACACTCTAAGAAGTGTAAGGGGAGTTTTATGGAAGAAATTTATGACGTGATAATTATTGGCTGCGGACCAGCTGGACTAACGGCTGCCATATATACTTCGCGGATGAGCTTAAAAACGCTGATCTTAGAAAGAGGTGTGCCAGGAGGAAGAGCTTCTGAAGCATATCTAATAGAGAATTTTCCGGGTTTCCCCGATGGAATTTCGGGTACCGATCTTATTGAAAGAATGCTTAAGCAAGCCGAGCGCTTCGGAGCGGAGATAAAATTTCCGGAGGAGGTTCTTGACATGGATCTTTCAGCTACCGTTAAAACTGTTAAAACTAGGTACGGTGAATATCGGGGTTACAGTATTATAATTGCAACTGGGACTCAGAGAAAAAAGATGATTGTTCCGGGAGAGACGGAGTTTCTTGGTCGCGGCGTATCATATTGTGCAGTTTGTGATGCGCCATTCTTTAGAGATAAAGTTGTGGCGACAATCGGCTTCAATAATGAGGCTCTAGAAGATGCGCTCTACATATCTGGATTCGCGAAAAAAGTCATTTTAATATCTCACGGCGAAAAAGATGAGATTGAGGAAGATTTACTCCGGAAGGTGTATGAAAAGCAAAACATAGAGTTTATGGATGCAAGAGTTATGTCAGTGAATGGTGAAGTATACGTTAAATCTATTACTGTAATGGATCAGAATGGCATTAAGGAAATCCCGGTTGACGGTGTCTTCATAGTTTTGGGTAGCGTTCCTGTTACGAACATTGTTAGGAAAGCTGGAATTGCAGTTGATGAGAGGGGATGTATAAAGGTTGATAGAGCACAATCAACTAACATTGAAGGAGTTTTCGCAGCTGGCGACTGCACATGTGGTGGGATGCAAGTGGCAACAGCTGTCGGTGAGGGAGCTATGGCAGCTTTACAAGCATATAGATACGTTAAGAGAATTAAAAAGTAAAATCAGTAGTCAGATAAAGCTTAGAAGTTAAAATCTTAAATACTTACAGCGTGTCTATAATTAGTGTATTGGAGGTTGAAAGAGAATGAAATGTCCAGTCTGTGGTCAAGAGGCAAATCTTGTGAAAGAGTGGGATTTAGGTCCTAGGGTTCACATAAAACTTTATGAGCACTGCGGCAAGAAGTTTCGTGAATATATAAAGAAGTAGGTGGCAAGAATCAACTGTTTTTAATGAGATTATCCATGGAAAACCCCTCTATTTTTCTACCATTACAAAAACCGTATATCTTTTCCCTCAGAATAGGTGAATAAAGTGGATGCCGGAGATTCATTTCATAGGATTTCAATATTAGAGATACTGGATAGATCGTTTTCTTTTTATATTGATAGGATAGAGAATTTTTTCCCAATTTTTCTGCTCTTAAACGTAGCCAATATATTTCTTGTGTATACCGCAAGATTTGTTATGCCCAAATTTAATCCACCATATGGTTCCTTAAATGATCTTCTTATTTGGCTAATTAACTACGGGTCTTTTACCGCAGCTATTCTATCCATACTCTTCCTAGCAACATGGATTATAACAAATATAGGTAATAGCATGGTTATTGGGTATGCACTAGACGTCTTTGAGGGTAGAAGAGCGAGTATAAGAGAAAGCATCACCCTAATATCGCATCTTCTTTGGAAAGTTCTAGCTATAAGTTTAATAACTGGGATATTAATAGCGTTAGGATTTCTTCTCCTGATTCTTCCAGGGATAATTATGATGGTTATTTTTAGTTTATCTATTCCAGCACTAATATACGAACAAACAAGCGTTTTCAGTAGTTTGCGAAGAAGCAAAGAGCTGACTAATAATAGATGGTGGAGGGTATTCCTATTATTACTGGCAATATTCATAATATTCGCAGTGATCTATTTACTTATAGAAGTCCTCACAATCCCGTTTAACCAAATTAATCAGCATTTCCTTATAAAAGAAATTATTAGAGTCATAATTATTTCGTTAATTGAACCCATCTATCCTGTAAACATGGCTTATCTCTATTATTATCTCAGGGAACAAAAAATTTATCCACCGAGGGAAGTGAAGTTCTGCTATATTTGTGGACAGATTCTGCCCTATGATGCGATATACTGTCCGAACTGCGGAAGAAGAATAAGCTAAGGCGTTAGTCTAATAGCCTAAAAATAAAACGATCTTGAGGGT
The DNA window shown above is from Candidatus Bathyarchaeia archaeon and carries:
- a CDS encoding YciC family protein: MDAGDSFHRISILEILDRSFSFYIDRIENFFPIFLLLNVANIFLVYTARFVMPKFNPPYGSLNDLLIWLINYGSFTAAILSILFLATWIITNIGNSMVIGYALDVFEGRRASIRESITLISHLLWKVLAISLITGILIALGFLLLILPGIIMMVIFSLSIPALIYEQTSVFSSLRRSKELTNNRWWRVFLLLLAIFIIFAVIYLLIEVLTIPFNQINQHFLIKEIIRVIIISLIEPIYPVNMAYLYYYLREQKIYPPREVKFCYICGQILPYDAIYCPNCGRRIS
- a CDS encoding FAD-dependent oxidoreductase — encoded protein: MEEIYDVIIIGCGPAGLTAAIYTSRMSLKTLILERGVPGGRASEAYLIENFPGFPDGISGTDLIERMLKQAERFGAEIKFPEEVLDMDLSATVKTVKTRYGEYRGYSIIIATGTQRKKMIVPGETEFLGRGVSYCAVCDAPFFRDKVVATIGFNNEALEDALYISGFAKKVILISHGEKDEIEEDLLRKVYEKQNIEFMDARVMSVNGEVYVKSITVMDQNGIKEIPVDGVFIVLGSVPVTNIVRKAGIAVDERGCIKVDRAQSTNIEGVFAAGDCTCGGMQVATAVGEGAMAALQAYRYVKRIKK
- a CDS encoding transketolase, which codes for MIDENIIECLENVANILRLHSIRPTTKAKSGHPTSCLSSAEIVATLFFNVMNVDPKHIDYLDNDEFILSKGHAAPVLYAALAEIGVFPREKLMTLRQFDSELEGHPVPRVKGIRVATGSLGQGLSIGLGMAYAKRLLGINRRVYVLLGDGEVAEGSVWEAINLAGKLKVSNLIAILDMNRLGQSEPTMFQWDGEAYARRVEAFGWNTTICNGHDVKDLLRAFEEARKSDKPFFIIAKTTKGKGISFLENIEGRHGTALSEEELKRAESEILPKIKEIKFQPSNFIEAKISIEPRKKYSIKTDYKIGDMIATREAFGRALVKLGEQNERMVVLDGDVKNSTFTIYFFNKFPERSLQCYIAEQNMVGVAVGLQSQGFDVFLSSFACFLSRAYDQIRMASYSRANLKIAGSHAGVSIGEDGPSQMGLEDLALFRAVFGSIVLYPCDAVSAEKLTCAMANYEGISYIRTTRPKTPVIYSNDEEFHVGGSKALRCSANDEVTVVAAGVTVHEALKAYEKLKADGINIRVIDCYSVKPLDAETLIKASKETKHIITVEDHYPEGGLGEAVASLGLKPHILAVRKMPHSGKPEELLAEQGIDAGGIVRKVKELIL
- a CDS encoding peroxiredoxin, with amino-acid sequence MEEYRMPLIGDRFPQMEVRTTKGIIKLPDDYSGKWFILFSHPADFTPVCTTEFVAFQKRYEEFKKLNCELIGLSIDQVFAHLKWEEWIKERLGVEIQFPIIADNTGEISARLGMRHKQAAGTQTVRAVFIVDPKGIVRAILYYPMELGRNMDEILRMVRALQIADKGYAIPANWPNNEIIGDNVIVPPANTVEMIQKRKEQEKAGEIKCLDWWLCYKKIE